From the genome of Triticum aestivum cultivar Chinese Spring chromosome 3B, IWGSC CS RefSeq v2.1, whole genome shotgun sequence, one region includes:
- the LOC123070471 gene encoding uncharacterized protein has translation MAFASSLVAPLPPPPPAARAGWRRARAAPRPLVLAASSRGGGPAPAPAPSTFDRLREQLLQLHAEADLTQSKANSARVRLVRLTEAAENLKKRAVVSVRMGRENEAVELLVQKKKLTNALENIKERIELLDKLSAKISEVISVKQNMLIEHALRPGTATVEDSNDHIRVFSGKIDDRVDETSDSNVAGQSKRSELQMANSFTFSKDHDPTNIMDDHSAYDDFVQHIDSQLSSLQCEIDHYSSSRLAKELDTQQSINDKLHKLSTILKLITETRERIAKISDNTVSESGSDGLR, from the exons ATGGCCTTCGCGTCGTCGCTAGTGGCGCCGCTGCCCCCGCCGCCTCCTGCCGCGAGGGCAGGGTGGAGGCGCGCGAGGGCGGCCCCTCGGCCGCTCGTCCTGGCGGCATCCAGCCGAGGCGGTGGCCCGGCCCCGGCCCCGGCCCCGTCGACGTTCGACCGGTTGCGGGAGCAGCTCCTCCAACTCCACGCCGAAGCCGACCTCACCCAATCCAAAG CAAACAGTGCTCGGGTGAGGCTTGTGCGGTTGACCGAGGCCGCTGAGAATCTTAAGAAGAGAGCCGTGGTCAGTGTCCGGATGGGCAGAGAGAATGAGGCAGTGGAATTACTTGTGCAGAAGAAGAAGTTGACCAATGCTTTGGAGAACATAAAGGAGCGCATTGAGCTGCTTGACAAGCTTTCCGCAAAGATTAGTGAG GTTATTTCAGTGAAGCAGAATATGTTAATTGAACACGCGTTGCGTCCAGGGACGGCTACTGTTGAAGACTCCAATGACCATATAAGAGTGTTCTCCGGTAAAATTGATGATCGGGTGGATGAGACTAGTGATTCaaacgtggctggccaatccaagAGAAGTGAACTTCAGATGGCTAATAGCTTCACATTCTCCAAGGACCATGACCCAACAAACATCATGGATGATCATTCTGCATATGATGATTTTGTGCAGCATATTGATTCACAGCTGAGTTCATTACAATGCGAAATTGATCACTACTCCAGTTCCCGATTAGCAAAAGAGTTGGACACTCAGCAGTCTATaaatgacaagttgcacaaattaTCAACCATATTGAAGCTTATAACTGAAACTAGAGAAAG GATTGCGAAGATTTCGGATAACACAGTAAGTGAGAGTGGATCTGATGGCTTGAGATGA
- the LOC123065558 gene encoding transcription repressor MYB5: MARRKPPAQHGARSEDGQAQSTAPPPLKRGPWTAEEDEVLVRFVAREGEGRWRTLPRRAGLLRCGKSCRLRWMNYLRPDIKRGPIAEDEEDLILRLHRVLGNRWSLIAGRLPGRTDNEIKNYWNSHLSKKLIAQGLDPRTHMPLAAAPGKTAAATHKTTAAPVVVPPQPPPPPGPVLPTSSAAGTGSDGHDNPGDGGNDDLAATMSVDADGFEGFGDQLLADYAASRGGFEDVMGCPMVDDDTFTSFLDSLMNERQLAADHKGVMNDQGGAI; the protein is encoded by the exons ATGGCACGACGGAAGCCGCCGGCGCAGCATGGAGCCCGGAGCGAGGACGGCCAGGCCCAgtcgacggcgccgccgccgctgaAGCGGGGGCCGTGGACGGCGGAGGAGGACGAGGTTCTGGTGCGGTTCGTGgcgcgggagggggaggggcggtggcgcACGCTGCCGCGGCGGGcgggcctgctgcgctgcggcAAGAGCTGCCGCCTGCGGTGGATGAACTACCTCAGGCCGGACATCAAGCGCGGTCCCATCGCCGAGGACGAGGAGGACCTCATCCTCCGCCTCCACCGCGTCCTCGGCAACCG GTGGTCGCTGATCGCCGGGAGGCTGCCGGGGCGCACGGACAACGAGATCAAGAACTACTGGAACTCGCACCTCAGCAAGAAGCTCATCGCCCAGGGCCTCGACCCGCGGACGCACATGCCGCTCGCCGCTGCTCCCGGCAAGACGGCAGCTGCTACCCACAAGACGACGGCAGCGCCGGTGGTCGTACCGCCGCAACCTCCGCCCCCGCCAGGGCCAGTGCTGCCCACCTCGTCTGCCGCTGGAACTGGATCCGACGGCCATGACAACCCAGGCGACGGAGGCAATGACGACCTCGCCGCGACGATGAGCGTCGACGCCGATGGCTTCGAAGGTTTCGGTGACCAGCTTCTGGCCGACTACGCTGCTTCCCGCGGAGGCTTCGAAGACGTGATGGGGTGTCCAATGGTGGACGACGACACCTTCACCTCGTTTCTCGATTCCTTGATGAATGAGCGCCAGTTGGCCGCTGATCACAAGGGTGTGATGAACGATCAGGGTGGCGCTATCTAG
- the LOC123070470 gene encoding two-pore potassium channel 2 codes for MIAQHQRCKLMNPSSNMSSMEEPLLPLFQRNQKYSSSKQDRSKSCDVTNRCAPSFHPDTNVKASLNTLNHPPATNENTNIVSTPTLQRVCSSPSIFTSIKEAPSAHELDKQSPSAQYTPSITRQAIVSVILYISIGVIVYMTNVEGFKGKSTFKLVDALYFTIISLCTIGYGDIVPCTTFTKVFTCLFLLIGVRFVDIMLNGLLTNVLDKQRTVLLSTMDDNKLNRVFDTYMIDAEKKRSRGKMKVLLALGVVAGSISICTIIVHEVEGLNWIDSFYLSVISVTTVGYGDYGFSTTAGRLSATVCLLVSTLAVGKAFLFLTDLRMDRRNRRTTKWILQKKMDNEPLAADLDNDASVSKPDFMIYKLKEMGKIDEKDVTMISDQFDQLGLAKCGNVALADIIGNL; via the exons ATGATAGCCCAACATCAGAGATGCAAGCTCATGAATCCTAGCTCAAATATGTCTTCCATGGAGGAGCCTCTGCTGCCTCTATTCCAGCGTAATCAGAAGTACTCTTCCTCCAAGCAAGACAGAAGCAAATCATGCGATGTCACAAACAGGTGTGCACCTTCCTTTCATCCAGACACTAATGTCAAAGCTAGCCTCAATACTCTCAATCATCCTCCAGCCACTAATGAAAACACCAATATAGTATCCACACCGACTTTACAGCGGGTGTGTTCTTCACCTTCTATATTCACATCAATCAAAGAAGCTCCCAGTGCACATGAGCTTGACAAGCAAAGCCCTTCTGCACAATACACACCATCAATCACAAGGCAGGCTATTGTTAGTGTCATCCTATACATCTCAATAGGAGTCATTGTGTACATGACAAATGTTGAAGGCTTCAAGGGGAAATCCACGTTTAAGTTAGTGGATGCCCTGTACTTCACCATCATAAGCTTGTGCACCATTGGGTATGGTGACATAGTCCCTTGCACTACCTTCACAAAGGTGTTCACATGCTTGTTTCTACTAATAGGTGTTCGCTTTGTTGACATTATGCTAAATGGGTTGTTGACAAATGTGCTAGACAAGCAGAGAACAGTCCTACTTAGCACAATGGATGATAATAAGCTGAACAGGGTATTTGACACGTACATGATCGATGCTGAAAAGAAAAGGTCAAGAGGGAAGATGAAAGTACTACTTGCACTAGGCGTTGTTGCAGGGTCTATCTCAATTTGTACAATCATAGTACATGAGGTGGAGGGCCTAAACTGGATTGACAGCTTCTATTTATCAGTCATTTCTGTGACAACAGTTGGATATGGGGATTATGGCTTCTCAACTACAGCTGGAAGGCTCTCCGCGACCGTGTGTCTGTTGGTGAGCACTTTGGCAGTTGGCAAGGCATTCTTGTTCCTAACGGATCTAAGGATGGACAGAAGGAACCGACGAACTACAAAATGGATCCTCCAGAAGAAAATGGACAATGAGCCACTTGCTGCAGACCTTGATAACGATGCATCTGTAAG TAAACCAGACTTTATGATCTACAAGCTGAAAGAGATGGGGAAGATCGATGAGAAAGATGTCACGATGATCTCAGACCAGTTTGATCAGCTAGGCCTTGCAAAATGTGGAAATGTTGCTCTTGCTGACATAATTGGAAACTTATGA